The stretch of DNA TGACCGATCAGCGACCGCGGTGACGGCTGGTTGAGCGTTTTGCATAGCAACTCCCAGCCCAACTTCGCGTAACATTTCCAAATCATTGCCACCATCGCCAAAGGCACACATTTCAGTCAAATTGACATGCAGTAGTTGGCCAAGTTCTTTTAACCCAGCCGCTTTATTCAAACCCGGTTGGATGATGTCGATATCACCGTGACCACTGCTGGTGGGTTCGCCTAGATCGCCAAGCTTGTCACGTAGTTGGTCAACGATTACTTGCGTTTGCGCCGGCGGACAGCTGATGGCAAACTTTAGAATATAATCGTGAATATTGGCAAAGTCGTCCACAACCGCTAAATGATGATAGTATTTTCGCATTTCAGTCACATGGGCAGGCGCCATGGTCTTCAGTGCATAGGCACTCTTGGCGCCACAAACGAGAATCTGTAACGTCGGCATTGCCGTAATAATGGCGAGAATTTGCGCGACCGTGGTCGACTCAAACTGGTGCATGGCGTAGATTTGGTGTTCATCACGAATGAGCGCGCCATTCTCAGAGACATAGATCGTATCTGGGTAAGCTTTGAAAAACGATTTCAGTTGATAATATTGGTTCCCGCTAGCGACGACCCATTGAATCCCATAGTGTTGCATCTTAGCGTGTAACCGCTTGAATTTAGCCTCATCATAAGTCATATCATCTCGTAAAAATGAGCCATCCATATCTGTTGCAATTAATTTAATCATGTTAAATTTCTCCCTTGTTTTGATTGATGTCGTTAGTTTAGCATGATAATTCGGACAACAAGGGACATTTTTAGAGGCAACTGGTATCAATTTTGTGATATTTGGCAAAAGTTTGGCGATAATCTGTCGGCGTCAAGCCTTTCCAAGCTTTAAAGTTACGATTCAACGTTTTCCGATTGGTAAAACCGCAACTCGTGGCGATGTAATCGATTTTACGGTCGGTTTCTAATAATAGCCGACGCGCGTTGAGTAACCGCACTTGGCGTAAGTAGCGGTTGACGGAAAGTTGTAGATTGGCGTTGAACTGCTGATTAAGGGTAGTCAGTGATACGTGGAAGCGTTCGGCCAAAGTGGTGCCACTGATTGGTTCGGCGTAAGCTTGATTGATGTAGTCCATCACCGTATCCGTCAGATTCTGGTTGGGACTGACATCACTTTCAGCCATTGGTACGGTGAAAGCTTGACCAAGTTGTGCCACTAACGCATAAAAATGACTGAGAATTTCCAGTCGCGCGAGGTCCGTCGCACCAGCCGCTAACAAGTCATGAATGGCGATCAAGTGGTTGCGGATCGTCGCGTATGCCGTTGGATTGCTAAGCTCGATGCGTGGGTTCGTCAAGGTTAGCTGCCAATTGGCACTCGATGGAACTTGGGATTGGAGAAAGTCATCATCAATAATCAGGCCAAATTCAATCCAGTCAGCTTGGTCGGGACCAGTTGCACTATGGACAACGCGCCGGTTAACGGCCCAGATATCGCCGGGATGGAATTACGTTGTTTGACCATCCGTCACGAACTTTAAGGTATCCCCGGCACCAAGATAATTCAGTTCAATACCTTGGTGCCAGTGTGGGGCCACGTCAATGGATGTGAGTGGATCGTGTTCATAATATTTGAAGGGCAGATGAGGAATCGTCTGCACGGTTTCATGAAGAATTTTCAATTTTAATCACCTAAATTGTTAAAAATGAGCCATTTTGGTTTCAAAAATCGGCTTTTTAGTTTATGTCGCTATGCTATATTAAAACTATCAAAATGTGGCGAAGCGTCAATGTGGATTGAAAGCTAGGCCAAAGCTAGCAGACATGTCCTAATTGTAACCGTATTCGCAATTGAAGGGAACTATTGATCATGTCAATTAAATTAATTGCTTTAGATATCGATGATACATTGTTGGATTCCACTGGAAAATTATTAGCTAGCACCAAAGCCGCTGTAAAAAAAGCGTTGGCGCAGGGGATTAAAATCGTGCTCTGCACTGGGCGACCATTAGCGGGCGTTCAACCTTATTTAGACGCCTTACAGCTTACCGGTGACGAGCAATATGTGATTACTTATAATGGTGCCGTCACCGAATCTGTGAGTGGTCACGTGGTTGCCAAACACTTAGTGGATAATGCGATGTATCGGAAAATGACGGCGTTTGGTCAAGCACACCAGGTTCCTTTTAATGTCTTAGATGAAGAAAGCAACATTTATACTGCGGATCGAGATGTGAACTGGGTGACCGTCATTCAAGCTTGGGAAAATAAGGCTGGCGTGCTCGTCCGTGATCCTGATGATTTACCCGCTGACTTTCAGATTACGAAAGGGTTATTTGTCGGTGATGAGGCCCAGTTAGATGCGCTGGAACCTTTAGTTGACCAAACGTTTGGCAAAGACTGTTATATCGTCCGGGCGGGCAGCGTCTTCTTAGAATTGATGAATCCGGTCGTTAACAAAGGCCAAGCGCTTAAAGATTTAGCTCAGGTGTTAGACTTATCAGCCGATGAAGTTATGGCGGTTGGCGATGAGAAAAATGATATTCCAATGTTCAAGTTTGCGGGAACGGCGGTTGCGATGGGTAACGGTAGTGATGCCGCCAAAGCCGTTGTTGATTATGTGACCGGTACAAATGACGAGGGTGGGTTAGCCGACGCCATTCAAAAGCTGGCATTAATCTAAGCTGGATTAACTTTTCAACAGGGCATGTGGACAAGTCGAGACTAAGGCTGAAAAAAGTTATCCACTGTGGAAAACTTTTAGAAACAGTTGCCACCGGCAGTTGTCCACTTACCCACAGGTCGAATGGTGATAAGTGACTTAGCTGTTAATAAAAGCATCGGTCGAAAACCAAGTTGGGTTTTCAGCCGATGCTTTTTTAGTGGCATAAGCGGGTCGTTAAAGCCAGGTCAGAGTGGCTTGGAAAGGCCCATACGGTTAAAATGAACCAGAGATAAGGTGTATCATAGCAGTAAGGCACGACTAAAGGATGGCGACTATGAGCTTTTTAGGCACGTTATGTATTTTGTTATTAGCAACAACTTTGGCGGGACATTTTTCCCATCGAATTGGGATTCCCGCTGTGATCGGTGAGATTTTAGTAGGCGTTGTTTTAGGCCCCGCTATTTTCAATCTGGTTCATTTGACCAATCTTGTCCAGACCTTCTCTGATTTAGGTGTGATTGTGTTGATGTTCATTGGTGGTTTAGAGAGTAATTTAGCGCTATTAAAAAAATATTTGCGACCAGCGATTGGCGTGGCCGTGATTGGGGTCGTTTTCCCCGTTCTGATCATGGGTGGGGTCAGTCACTTCTTTAATTTTACTTGGTTTGAATCTTTATTTATTGGCGTGATCTTTTCGGCCACTTCGGTCTCGATCTCAGTCGAAGTCTTGAAAGAATTCAAGGCGTTGGATACGAAAGAAGGGGCCACGATTCTAGGGGCCGCCGTGGCGGATGATATTATTGGGGTCATCTTACTGAGTATCATGATTTCAATGATGGGTGATAAAAGTGGCGGGGCCCAACCGGCACTTTGGTTGGTACTACTCGAACAAGCCGCGTTTTTCGTTGGGGTATTCTTGTTAACTCGTTGGATTGCGCCAGCTTTAATGCGTTTGAGCAATCACTTATTGATGGCCGTAAGCCCGACCATTATGTCCGTCATTATCTGTTTAGCAATGGCTTGGCTCGCAGAAACCGTTGGCCTTAGTGGGGCAATCGGTGCTTTCTTCGCTGGGACTGCGATTGCACAGACCGATTATCAGCACCAAGTCGATGTCAGCATCGAGCCGGTGGGTTACACGATTTTTATTCCAATTTTCTTCGTGAGCGTCGGCTTAAACATGACGTTTGAGGGTTTCTGGCAGTCGTTACCATTTGTCGCCGTGATGACTGTATTGGGTGTTTTGACCAAGCTACTTGGTTGTGGTTTGGGTGCTAAATTAAATGGCTTCAATGCGCACAGTAATTATTTGGTAGGTGCTGGGATGATTTCGCGGGGTGAAATGGCGTTAATTACGGCCCAGATTGGTTTTTCGGCGCACCTGCTGTCGAGTAACTATTATTCCGATGTTATTTTAGTCATTATCTTAGTCACAATGATCGCGCCCTTTGTTTTAAAAGACGCCATTCATCGGGCTCCTGCAACGAGACCATCAGTCTAAATCTTGCTAGTTTTAGTGGGGTGTTGGCTGATTGTGACAAAACAGGAGAGTGGGACAAAAGGCGTTTTGCTACCGAGCATAGCCTAGAAAGTCGAATGATTGGCATTTTCAATCGTTTGACTTTCTTAGCTCGGTTGCATCAAAGCCTTTTGTTCCACGTTTCGGCTATAAATATTAGGAATACCAAAATGAGTCTGGGGTTTTGACCAGACTCATTTTTTTGGACAAAAAAGGATCCTAGTAACGGCAATGAAATCAAATCCGTTGTCGTTGCTAGGGTCCGTAATGCCAGCATGTTAACAGCACGTGTTGGTCGTGGGTTAAGTAAGGTTGTGATTGGACAATCCGCCTTTCTAAATTACATGTTATGACGACGTAAATCGAAATAA from Lactiplantibacillus brownii encodes:
- a CDS encoding Cof-type HAD-IIB family hydrolase, which produces MIKLIATDMDGSFLRDDMTYDEAKFKRLHAKMQHYGIQWVVASGNQYYQLKSFFKAYPDTIYVSENGALIRDEHQIYAMHQFESTTVAQILAIITAMPTLQILVCGAKSAYALKTMAPAHVTEMRKYYHHLAVVDDFANIHDYILKFAISCPPAQTQVIVDQLRDKLGDLGEPTSSGHGDIDIIQPGLNKAAGLKELGQLLHVNLTEMCAFGDGGNDLEMLREVGLGVAMQNAQPAVTAVADRSTDSNQDQGVLNFISEALEA
- a CDS encoding AraC family transcriptional regulator, whose protein sequence is MTNPRIELSNPTAYATIRNHLIAIHDLLAAGATDLARLEILSHFYALVAQLGQAFTVPMAESDVSPNQNLTDTVMDYINQAYAEPISGTTLAERFHVSLTTLNQQFNANLQLSVNRYLRQVRLLNARRLLLETDRKIDYIATSCGFTNRKTLNRNFKAWKGLTPTDYRQTFAKYHKIDTSCL
- a CDS encoding Cof-type HAD-IIB family hydrolase; its protein translation is MSIKLIALDIDDTLLDSTGKLLASTKAAVKKALAQGIKIVLCTGRPLAGVQPYLDALQLTGDEQYVITYNGAVTESVSGHVVAKHLVDNAMYRKMTAFGQAHQVPFNVLDEESNIYTADRDVNWVTVIQAWENKAGVLVRDPDDLPADFQITKGLFVGDEAQLDALEPLVDQTFGKDCYIVRAGSVFLELMNPVVNKGQALKDLAQVLDLSADEVMAVGDEKNDIPMFKFAGTAVAMGNGSDAAKAVVDYVTGTNDEGGLADAIQKLALI
- a CDS encoding cation:proton antiporter gives rise to the protein MSFLGTLCILLLATTLAGHFSHRIGIPAVIGEILVGVVLGPAIFNLVHLTNLVQTFSDLGVIVLMFIGGLESNLALLKKYLRPAIGVAVIGVVFPVLIMGGVSHFFNFTWFESLFIGVIFSATSVSISVEVLKEFKALDTKEGATILGAAVADDIIGVILLSIMISMMGDKSGGAQPALWLVLLEQAAFFVGVFLLTRWIAPALMRLSNHLLMAVSPTIMSVIICLAMAWLAETVGLSGAIGAFFAGTAIAQTDYQHQVDVSIEPVGYTIFIPIFFVSVGLNMTFEGFWQSLPFVAVMTVLGVLTKLLGCGLGAKLNGFNAHSNYLVGAGMISRGEMALITAQIGFSAHLLSSNYYSDVILVIILVTMIAPFVLKDAIHRAPATRPSV